A window of the Lactuca sativa cultivar Salinas chromosome 7, Lsat_Salinas_v11, whole genome shotgun sequence genome harbors these coding sequences:
- the LOC111889294 gene encoding uncharacterized protein LOC111889294, with protein sequence MRMAFPSNPSSSSSSSSSDASSLYPDPFHANVSNFVSVKLSSERNYRLWEKQIGCLLKSYNLLGIVCEPITPDLITRFDGLVKGWIFGSISEELLDNVVELESAKAVWDKLGSIYCPAIMIPQTGQIKITRNKESLMLKAILKGKWQEVKSKLKEDKAAATEAINSDGNTVLHIAVGIGRNILVNEILSLIEPGQLPNIVNVYGSTALHIAAIVGNTEAATLLIKKDRSLLEIENTKCETPLHKAFQNMHLDTIDCLLKAIFDDIKGKKMTFPLANSVVNQGVNLLVNAVSAKKYDLATELVKSSPDCAVQSDDVLLAIAKTFPIGLDYWETLIYPSMGDICERIVKRAKDSFKILVDYYEGMMSLMEDIPDDLIIGTIRLLQYFTLKGPLAVLAWIYFMIRLLILMLYFPFIMFYFLFWKVATRVVPRINNIEKKMKEQKEAKEVLNLVCDEIEKLEFDVYPRNFYIRPILEAACQDIYEVVDEILMRSPEAIRYKDENGYDVIQLAVIHRSEKVYNLIHTIGERKSVYRMIEDSSKNNMLHLVGRLPPLQKLRQRKGPALQLQRELHWRQEVEKLVLPTCTTKENTFKETPDKVFRREHENMVKEAEKWMKAVAESCSITAALITTIVFAAAITVPGGSNQETGIPVFTKEIAFTIFAITDAISLFASSTALLMFLSILTGSFDERDFLVILPRRLMIGLCALMLSTTAMMVAFGATLFLVFCHKRPWMLAPICVLSSVPIATFGKLQIPLILDLCRSTYVNIFGIPN encoded by the exons ATGCGAATGGCATTCCCATCAAacccatcatcttcttcttcttcttcttcttctgacgCCTCCTCATTATACCCAGATCCATTTCATGCAAATGTTTCTAACTTTGTTTCTGTGAAGCTTTCCAGTGAACGAAACTACCGTCTATGGGAGAAGCAGATAGGGTGCCTCCTGAAGAGTTACAATCTGCTTGGCATTGTATGTGAACCAATTACCCCAGACCTCATTACCCGATTTGACGGACTTGTCAAGGGTTGGATTTTTGGTTCGATTAGTGAAGAGCTACTTGACAATGTTGTCGAACTTGAATCAGCTAAAGCAGTTTGGGACAAACTAGGATCTATCTACTGTCCGGCTATAATGATTCCTCAAACAG GCCAAATCAAGATCACACGCAACAAGGAGTCGTTAATGCTTAAGGCTATATTGAAAGGGAAATGGCAGGAAGTAAAATCCAAACTAAAAGAAGATAAAGCCGCAGCCACAGAGGCAATAAACAGTGATGGGAACACAGTGCTTCATATAGCTGTTGGAATAGGTCGTAACATTCTGGTCAATGAAATATTATCTTTAATAGAACCCGGACAATTACCTAATATTGTAAATGTATATGGAAGCACTGCCCTTCACATTGCAGCAATCGTTGGCAACACAGAAGCAGCAACGCTCTTGATTAAAAAAGACAGAAGTTTGTTGGAAATTGAAAACACTAAATGTGAAACACCTTTGCATAAAGCTTTTCAAAATATGCATCTTGACACCATTGATTGTTTGTTGAAAGCTATCTTCGATGATATAAAAGGAAAGAAAATGACTTTTCCTTTAGCGAATTCTGTTGTAAACCAAGGCGTTAACCTTCTTGTTAATGCTGTTTCTGCAAAAAAATATG ATTTAGCAACAGAGTTAGTCAAAAGTTCACCAGATTGTGCTGTGCAATCTGATGATGTACTTCTAGCAATAGCTAAAACTTTCCCAATTGGGCTGGATTACTGGGAAACACTTATTTATCCAA GTATGGGTGATATCTGTGAAAGGATAGTCAAGAGAGCCAAGGACTCGTTTAAAATATTAGTAGACTACTACGAAGGCATGATGTCTTTAATGGAAGATATACCTGACGACCTGATCATTGGTACCATACGACTGCTACAATACTTCACATTGAAAG GTCCATTAGCGGTGCTTGCTTGGATTTATTTCATGATTCGCCTACTCATATTGATGCTTTATTTTCCATTCATTATGTTTTATTTCCTCTTCTGGAAGGTTGCAACAAGAGTAG TTCCACGCATTAATAATATCGAGAAGAAAATGAAGGAACAGAAAGAAGCAAAAGAAGTTCTAAACTTGGTATGTGATGAAATAGagaagttggaatttgatgtttatcCTCGGAACTTTTACATCAGACCAATTCTTGAGGCTGCATGTCAAGATATTTATGAGGTTGTTGATGAAATTTTAATGAGATCCCCTGAAGCAATTCGATATAAAGATGAGAATGGGTATGACGTTATACAGTTAGCAGTTATCCACCGTTCAGAAAAAGTCTACAACCTTATCCATACCATTGGGGAGCGTAAGAGTGTTTACAGAATGATCGAAGATTCTTCTAAGAACAATATGTTGCACTTGGTTGGAAGATTACCTCCTTTGCAGAAACTCAGACAAAGAAAAGGCCCAGCATTACAACTACAGAGAGAGCTTCACTGGCGCCAG GAAGTGGAGAAGCTCGTGTTACCCACTTGCACTACAAAAGAGAACACTTTCAAAGAGACACCAGATAAGGTGTTCAGAAGGGAGCACGAAAATATGGTGAAGGAAGCAGAAAAGTGGATGAAAGCGGTAGCAGAATCATGCAGCATCACTGCAGCACTAATTACCACAATTGTGTTTGCGGCAGCCATTACAGTACCAGGTGGAAGCAATCAAGAAACAGGCATCCCTGTGTTTACAAAAGAAATTGCTTTCACGATATTTGCAATAACAGATGCAATCTCACTATTTGCATCCAGCACAGCATTACTGATGTTCTTGTCGATCCTCACAGGAAGTTTTGATGAGAGAGATTTTCTAGTCATTTTGCCAAGACGACTGATGATTGGTCTTTGTGCGTTGATGCTATCTACAACTGCCATGATGGTGGCCTTTGGGGCAACGTTGTTCCTTGTCTTTTGTCATAAAAGACCATGGATGCTTGCTCCAATTTGTGTATTATCTTCGGTCCCGATTGCAACTTTTGGTAAACTTCAAATCCCCCTCATATTAGATCTCTGTCGGTCGACTTATGTAAACATCTTTGGCATTCCAAACTAA